CCATGCTTCGTGGCATGGTTTTACCCCTACCGACCTTGTATTTCCTTCATTCCTTTTTGCAGTAGGGAACGCCATGAGCTTCTCTATGCAGAAATTCAAAAATCTGCCTGATTCGCAGGTACTGGCGAAGATCTTTAAGCGGGCGATACTCATATTCCTCATCGGTTACCTGATGTACTGGTTTCCGTTCTTCCGGACGAATGAAGAAGGACACCTTGCCCTCTCTCCTATCAGTGATACGCGGATCATGGGAGTGCTGCAACGCATCGCCCTCTGTTATCTTTTTGCATCGCTGCTCATCCGCTTTTTTTCTACCCGTATAGTTATTATTATCAGCGTCTTCCTCCTTTCGCTCTACTGGATATTGTTGTTGCTTTTTGGCAACCCCGTCGATCCTTTGAGCATGACCGGCAATGCGGGACTCTATCTCGATAAGTTCTTATTCGGCGATTCTCATCTCTATCACGGTGAAGGCATCGCTTTTGACCCTGAAGGTGTGCTCAGCACGATTCCGGCTATTGTGAATGTGATCGCAGGCTACTACACGGGACGTTTCATTCAGAAAAAAGGTCAGGGGTTTGAGACGATAGCTAAGCTGCTCCTGGTTGGCGCCCTGTTTATCTTCATGGCCTTATGCTGGCATATGGTATTTCCGATAAATAAAAAACTTTGGACGAGTTCTTTTGTGTTACTTACCAGCGGCCTTGATATGATCATCTTACCTGCGTTAATCTATATCACGGCAATCCGTTTCCCGGGAAGGTACGCGTGGACCGACTTCTTTTCCGTTTTCGGGAAGAATCCGCTGGCTATTTATGTCCTTTCGGAGATCCTCGTTATTTCATTTTATCTCATTGAAGTCGATAAAGGTGTTAGCCTGTATCAATACATCAACACGAATTTCTTCCAGGTTATTACCCCCGGAGCGTTTGGATCCCTGCTCTTCGCGATCTTCTTTATGCTGGCCTGCTGGTGCGTGGGGTGGTTTCTTAACAAAAGAAAGATTTATATACGAGTTTAGGGTTAGAGCTAATCTTTTCGAGTATGTCAGCGTTGTAATTATAGGTTTCCTATAGGCTGCTTCTCTGTGCAAGGGATGTCTGTAGTTCCGGGTGACGCTATCATCCTCGTTTATTGTTTTTTTATCACAAGCAGCCCAAGTTGCAGTAAAAGGCCCACTTCACTAGCGTATTAAGTCCCTATTGTCACTTTGCGGGATAACCAGTATCCCAGAGACTTTACCCGTCAATAATTTTTTTCAAAACACTGCTGACATACCGTTGTCATCCCCCGATCCTAGATTTGCTTTATCAAATTAATTTATGAATTATGGAAACAGTTACAGAGATCATCAGCGCAGAAGCTTTATTAGCTCATTGGCAAGGGCACAGAACATTAACACGCAGGGTTATTGAGGCCTTTCCCGAAAAGGAGTTATTTGAGTTCTCGATAGGCGGAATGCGTCCATTCTCAAAGATCGTTATGGAATTACTTGGTATAGCCGGTCCCGGTTTAAAAGAAATTGTTTCAGGCCAAAGCAGTCCTTTGAACGAATCGTTTGACAATATTACTACCAAAGCGCAGCTTCTGGAAAAATGGGATGAAGAAAACGCTGTGGTTAATGAATACTTTCCGCAAATCACTCCGGAGAGATTTCATGAAACGTTCAATCTTTTTGGGATGTACGAAGCGCCTGTGATCTATAGTATTCAATATTTCATTGACAATGAAATACATCACCGCGGTCAGGGTTATGTGTATCTCCGTGCCCTTGGAGTGGAACCTCCTCCATTCTGGGAAAGATAACTCCAATCACACGCTCCCATGAAACACGACAAAGAGGAGTGCCAATTAATTACCTACGTACTTTTGAAGTACTCCTCTTTCGTCCGCTTCTTTTAGCCTTTTAAGTTCTCCTTTTACTTTTACTCCGTTCGAGGCGTCAGAACAGTAAGCGATCAGGCTTTTTACAGCGTTCAACCTGATTGCTTTCATGTCTTTTGACTGCGGCTTGTTTTCAAGGCAGAATTTAACCATTGCGGCCATATACACGGCGATAATATCAGCGCTGTTCTCAGAAATTCTGGTGATCGGCCCGTCGAGGCTAAAAGTGTAATCCGGTGTTCCTTCCATCCATTTGATCAAAAACTGCATTGTCTTTAGCCTGTAAAGATTATCTTTTGCAATGGGAGTTGTCAACAAATAATTTGATGCCTGAAGGGCCGTATTTTCAGCGAGCGAATAATCCGCCTGCTTTTCAAGCCGTATTGATCCATAGTCGGGTAAATCCTGTGCGTAGAGAGCTGCCGAAGCTGTCAGGAGTAATACGGATAGAATAACTGGTCTTAGCATGTTGATGGATACGGATTGCTGCGTTATAAGGTAAAAGTAGGAAAAAAATATAAAAGCACCTGCCTTTTAGCGGTGCTTTTATATTTTCTGCAACGATATATGATGCCGGCCTTTTAGCGCGACCTGATCTCTTTCCTCATGAAAGAAAGGTAAGAGAGTGCGAAACACAATACCGTAGCTGCAATGAGCCCGGTAAGCTGAGGCCATACCAGCAGCAGACTCTGTCCAAGTGGCAGAGGACTGGGTATAGCTCCGTAAACCTGTTCCATAGACAAAGGCCCCAGGCTTCTCACGGCTGGCATCAGCAGCGTGGTGGTGGCATCGCTGAATAACTGACTGGGAACAAGACGCAGGAGGTTCAGTACGAAGTTCTGGTAATGAATCACTTCTTCCTGTGTCGCGGCCTGCCCCGGCATAATCGCCTTCGCCACAAGGCTGATGATGATCTGATAAAAAATAGTAAAGAACAGCCATACGGCGATAGCGCTTAATGCAGAGGTTGCAGCCTGCCTGAACCTGATCGAGAACAGGATAGACAGATTGAGCCAGAATGCTACATATAAAACACTCAGGGCCAGAAAGAAAACCACACGCATAAACTCTTCAGCTGTAGGTGGTATGCCTATAATTATCAGACCCAGCCCTATCACCAGGAAACCTAAAGCAAAGAACAGGATGCTGATTACAATAAGCGCTGCGGTAAATTTTGCATTAATGAGGTAGTCGCGGTGTACCGGCTGGGCCATAACACGGCTCAGTGTCCCGGCATTTTGCTCTGAGTTAACAGCATCAAAACCTAATGCAATGCCCAGCAGCGGTCCTAAAAAGCCAATAAATACATGAAAAGGCGGCAGTGAGCCATCCGACAGGGTAAACAGCTTCAAAAAAAGGAAACCCGCCTGCGGATCGTTGTCTTTCAATGATTTGGCAAGATTGCTTACGGAGGTATAAAGCGACCCGAAACAGGTGAGCAGGATCAGGAATAACAGCACAAGAAAACGCCAGCTGCGTACGTGGTCCCTGATCTCTTTCTGTACTATAACCCAAAAAGGATGGAGCGGCTGTCTCGCCGGCTTATTTAGTTTTTCCATCAGCTTTCCCTCCTTCAAAATAACGATGATAGATTTCATCCAATCCGTGTTCTTTATGGTTTAAATGAATAAGATCAAACCCGTTTTCAATAACAGCACGGGCAACATGGGGTGTAGCGTCTTTATAGCAGGAAATATGGATATCATCCTGATCAAACTGGACACTTGTTACGCCCTCGACAGACTGAACCACCTGCATCAGCCTCTGTTTTTCGGTATCCTGCTTCCCTTCGCTAAACTTCACTCTTATTGTAATTTTAAAAGCTTCGTTGGCGAAGAGCTGTGCCGACAGGGTTGGGATATCTCCATCAGCGAGTAATTTGCCGCCGACAAAGATGCCTACGCGATCGCAAACCTGCTGCACCTGGTGTAAATGATGTGAAGACAGGAGCACGGTGATGCCTTCCTCCCGGCTGAGGCGCACGATAAGTTCGAGAAATTCGCGCACCCCTTGCGGATCGATACCAAGCGTTGGCTCGTCGAGAATAATTACTTCCGGATTCTTAATCAGCACATCTGCCAGTCCCAGCCGTTGACGCATACCGCGGGAATACTTTCCGGTCTTTTTAGCAGCTTCACCGGCAAGACCTACCCTGCTGAGCAGACGCTGCGCCCGTGCCACCGCCTCATCTTCGGGTATCCGGTTGAGGCGGGCAGTATACAAAAGATTGTCCATCCCGTTATAGCTTTCGTAAAAGCCGATATCATCGGGAAGGTAACCTACACGTCTTTTTACTTCAATGGGATTTACAGTTGCGTCGATGCCGCAAACTTCAACAGAACCCGAAGATGGTTCGGTCAGTCCAAGCATCATTAGTATGGTAGTAGATTTGCCGGCGCCGTTCGGGCCGAGCAGACCAAAGACTTCTCCTTTCCTGATTGTGAGATCGAGTCCGTCTACAGCCAAGAAATCGCCGTACCGTTTTGTTAATCCCCTCAATTCAATAATGGGCGTACTCACGGCTACCTCCTTCCGTATTTCCTGAACAGATAATAAACGCTGCCCAGCGCCAGCAGGATAATGAAGAGGCCGAGCCATCC
The window above is part of the Arcticibacter tournemirensis genome. Proteins encoded here:
- a CDS encoding DinB family protein, with the protein product METVTEIISAEALLAHWQGHRTLTRRVIEAFPEKELFEFSIGGMRPFSKIVMELLGIAGPGLKEIVSGQSSPLNESFDNITTKAQLLEKWDEENAVVNEYFPQITPERFHETFNLFGMYEAPVIYSIQYFIDNEIHHRGQGYVYLRALGVEPPPFWER
- a CDS encoding ABC transporter permease, producing the protein MKSIIVILKEGKLMEKLNKPARQPLHPFWVIVQKEIRDHVRSWRFLVLLFLILLTCFGSLYTSVSNLAKSLKDNDPQAGFLFLKLFTLSDGSLPPFHVFIGFLGPLLGIALGFDAVNSEQNAGTLSRVMAQPVHRDYLINAKFTAALIVISILFFALGFLVIGLGLIIIGIPPTAEEFMRVVFFLALSVLYVAFWLNLSILFSIRFRQAATSALSAIAVWLFFTIFYQIIISLVAKAIMPGQAATQEEVIHYQNFVLNLLRLVPSQLFSDATTTLLMPAVRSLGPLSMEQVYGAIPSPLPLGQSLLLVWPQLTGLIAATVLCFALSYLSFMRKEIRSR
- a CDS encoding acyltransferase family protein, which codes for MTSIAKERFLALDVFRGMTVCFMIIVNTPGSGATPYSPLLHASWHGFTPTDLVFPSFLFAVGNAMSFSMQKFKNLPDSQVLAKIFKRAILIFLIGYLMYWFPFFRTNEEGHLALSPISDTRIMGVLQRIALCYLFASLLIRFFSTRIVIIISVFLLSLYWILLLLFGNPVDPLSMTGNAGLYLDKFLFGDSHLYHGEGIAFDPEGVLSTIPAIVNVIAGYYTGRFIQKKGQGFETIAKLLLVGALFIFMALCWHMVFPINKKLWTSSFVLLTSGLDMIILPALIYITAIRFPGRYAWTDFFSVFGKNPLAIYVLSEILVISFYLIEVDKGVSLYQYINTNFFQVITPGAFGSLLFAIFFMLACWCVGWFLNKRKIYIRV
- a CDS encoding ABC transporter ATP-binding protein — encoded protein: MARPLHYPAGAGQRLLSVQEIRKEVAVSTPIIELRGLTKRYGDFLAVDGLDLTIRKGEVFGLLGPNGAGKSTTILMMLGLTEPSSGSVEVCGIDATVNPIEVKRRVGYLPDDIGFYESYNGMDNLLYTARLNRIPEDEAVARAQRLLSRVGLAGEAAKKTGKYSRGMRQRLGLADVLIKNPEVIILDEPTLGIDPQGVREFLELIVRLSREEGITVLLSSHHLHQVQQVCDRVGIFVGGKLLADGDIPTLSAQLFANEAFKITIRVKFSEGKQDTEKQRLMQVVQSVEGVTSVQFDQDDIHISCYKDATPHVARAVIENGFDLIHLNHKEHGLDEIYHRYFEGGKADGKTK